The sequence CCTTCATCATGGGCCGCCGTTCGCTACCGGTGGCACAATCCGTTTTTTTCGTCATTCCCCGCGATAGCTATCCGATCGCAAGCCAGCTAGCGCTACATGGCGGAATCTCCTGCCGCGTCAAGCTTTCGCTTCGCACGCCAACCAAGGCCGGCGGAAGCAGCACGGTCCCCATATTGCCGAATAAGACGCACTTGAGTATGCGCCGAACCTTTGGATAGCATGCGAGCACAGTTGCGGACAGCGAGCCGCGATCTGGCAGCAGCACTATCGGCAGTTTCGTGCTGCCGGACACAATCAAAAAACTACCACTAGGCAGTCTATACACCGGGCGGTTCGATATCGGATCAAGACTTAGCATGGACATCAGGCGGCCCTTTGCGCGGTCGCGCTGCCGGCGGGCTACCTGTATCTGCCGACATATCGGCGATCAATTACGGATGTGAAGGCTTGAACGATCGCGGCGAATTTGAGGATATGCCCCCCCGCACCTTGACTTGCTCAACGCGACGCATGTCAGGCGCGCGCCAACGAATTGAATTCCTGAAGCAGATAGCAGCAACGGCTGCGGCTCAATGCACGTGGGTGCTCTCGTGCGGTAGTCCACCCGCACGCCCTCTTCTGGCGCCTCAGCGAACATGCGCCGCTCTTTTTCTCAGCACGCCCATCAACCACATCAAAACAAGCGAAAGCACAATCCAAAGCGTTGCCGCTGCAAGAATAGCCGGGCTGATCTGCTCCCGAAGTCCAGACCACATCTGTCTTGGCAGCGTGAAATACTGCGGACTTGGAAGAATGAAAAGCGCGAAAACTACCTCGTCAAACGATGTGATAAACGCGAGTACCGCGCCGGCCGTCACGCCTGGCATGATGAGCGGAAGCGTTACCTTTCGAAACACCATCCAGGGCGGCGCCCCCATGATGGCGCCCGCCCGTTCAAAGGACCGATCGAGGCCGCTCACAGAGGCAAGCACCGTAACTACAACGAAGGGGATGCCAAGCGCGGTGTGCGCTGCAATGAGACCCCACAAGTTATCAACGAGCCCTACCTTTGCGAATACGAAGTAAGTTCCCGCTCCGGTGACAATCGTTGGTACAACCATCGGTGCGAGAATGAAGCTCATGAGGAGCGACCTGCTGGGCAGCAAACGCTGCCTCAGGCCCAGCGCTGCTGCTGTGCCAATGGACGCAGAAAGAGCCGTTGTGGCAACGCCCACAATGAGGCTGTTCTTGACCGAAAGCAGCCACCTTGGGTTGTCGAAAAACGATTCATACCACCGAAGCGACCACGCATCAGCTTGCAAATGCAACATCGCTCGAGAGAACGTGAAATAGGGTTCCGCGTTGAACGAAAGAGGGATGATGACAAGAACCGGCGCGACGAGGAAAAGAAAGATTGTCGTGCACATTACGGCAAAAAGTATGCTCCATCCCTTTTCGACGGGAGAACGAAACGGCTGGCTATGGACGTTCATGGTTACCCCATCTTGAGATTTTCAGCGCCAACCATTCGGTTGTACACGAAGTAGAGCGCGAGCACCGCAACAAGTAGTACGATGCTAAGCGCTGCCGCCAGCCCCCAGTTCAACGAAGTCTGTACGTTGAAAGCGATCATGTTCGAAATCATCTGGCCAGACTGTCCGCCGACAAGTGCAGGCGTGATGTAATAACCCAAAGCAAGGATCAGTACCAGCAAACCACCGGCGCCTACTCCTGGCAAAGTAATCGGAAAATAAACTTTCCAGAACGAAATGAACCGCCCTGCTCCAAGAGATTGTGCAGCTCGCATGTAGCTAGGTGGAACCGCAACCATTACGCTGTATAGCGGCAGAATGAAGAACGGCAACAGGATATGTGTCATGGAGATCAGTGTGCCCGTCAGGTTATAGATCAACATGACACGGTTGTGGTCATTGACCACTCCGGCCAGAACGAGAAGATCGTTGAACACTCCTTGAGATTGCAACATCACCATCCATGCAGTGACGCGAACAAGCATTGACGTCCAGAAAGGCACCAGCACCAGAATCATCAATTTGTTCGCAGTGGACTTTGATCGTGTCGCCATGAGGTAAGCAATCGGATACCCCAACACAGCGCACAACGCGGTAACGGCGACGGAAACCAGGAACGTTTTCAGGTAGAGCGAGCGATAGATTCTGCTGTCTTCCGGTTGTGACTCGATACTGCCTTGCTCATCGCGTCGGAAGTCTAGCGCCGCAAGGTAATTATCTAGCGTGAATGGTCGCGTTGCGCGTGCAAGCATCGGTATCACGCCGGGATCAGTCCATACCGGATCCACGTTCGCGAACCACTGAGCAGTCGGTACTTCGTCAGCAGTAGCAGCGCGCCGCGCCGTACGTTCAACGACAGATCGAAGCCCCGAGCGTTCGGTATTCAGTCGCCTCGCGACCAGACCGAGCTTGCCATTTTCTCTTGCAGTAACGAGGTCACGGGCCAGAGCTGT comes from Paraburkholderia youngii and encodes:
- a CDS encoding ABC transporter permease, with the translated sequence MNVHSQPFRSPVEKGWSILFAVMCTTIFLFLVAPVLVIIPLSFNAEPYFTFSRAMLHLQADAWSLRWYESFFDNPRWLLSVKNSLIVGVATTALSASIGTAAALGLRQRLLPSRSLLMSFILAPMVVPTIVTGAGTYFVFAKVGLVDNLWGLIAAHTALGIPFVVVTVLASVSGLDRSFERAGAIMGAPPWMVFRKVTLPLIMPGVTAGAVLAFITSFDEVVFALFILPSPQYFTLPRQMWSGLREQISPAILAAATLWIVLSLVLMWLMGVLRKRAAHVR
- a CDS encoding ABC transporter permease; translation: MNPVTIAESGPDDSHDEQCGATLKSRVQKARRRETRKSFLLVLPVIVFLLLTFVVPIAKMFEVSVYDATLRDLLPATARALDAGSRDAAGQMWTALARDLVTARENGKLGLVARRLNTERSGLRSVVERTARRAATADEVPTAQWFANVDPVWTDPGVIPMLARATRPFTLDNYLAALDFRRDEQGSIESQPEDSRIYRSLYLKTFLVSVAVTALCAVLGYPIAYLMATRSKSTANKLMILVLVPFWTSMLVRVTAWMVMLQSQGVFNDLLVLAGVVNDHNRVMLIYNLTGTLISMTHILLPFFILPLYSVMVAVPPSYMRAAQSLGAGRFISFWKVYFPITLPGVGAGGLLVLILALGYYITPALVGGQSGQMISNMIAFNVQTSLNWGLAAALSIVLLVAVLALYFVYNRMVGAENLKMG